One window from the genome of Carassius carassius chromosome 15, fCarCar2.1, whole genome shotgun sequence encodes:
- the LOC132158066 gene encoding uncharacterized protein LOC132158066 isoform X3, whose amino-acid sequence MAGEARLARGPVDQYGCVRWGPADLPEGETEATLENIKRDLLNIYSEEGMSGAERAEPMMEKTYVILRKYLNKVPAAAMSEIKQEWPFLFSQKCLFSHFGLLTDVDVLQKLQEAISRRGQTILDYCATLDNPKIRDVLACYDPDSDKAACILLLLMLYFKEPKESLMLEVDPCATAVDVNTAELPGTPCLIIQGVMMKPSGWLISIEGHVVMGPHPFFLHGVAAFFSSYYVFNLEYPAAGSSTLEFIQRCFLGINPERGSKTKKRTTMNPHVSTLLRKLIDFEWAS is encoded by the exons ATGGCAGGAGAGGCCAGACTGGCAAGAGGTCCTGTTGACCAATACGG GTGTGTCAGGTGGGGCCCAGCAGATTTGCCAGAGGGGGAGACCGAGGCAACGTTGGAGAATATAAAGAGGGATCTGCTGAACATCTACTCAG AGGAAGGAATGAGTGGGGCAGAGAGAGCAGAACCAATGATGGAAAAGACATACGTCATCCTGCGGAAATACCTTAACAAAGTGCCTGCTGCAGCGATGTCTGAGATCAAACAGGAATGGCCATTTCTCTTCTCTCAGAAATGCCTATTCTCGCACTTTGGCCTCCTGACGGACGTCGATGTCCTTCAGAAGCTACAGGAGGCAATTAGTCGACGAGGACAGACCATCCTGGATTACTGTGCAACACTGGACAACCCCAAGATCCGTGATGTTCTGGCCTGCTATGATCCAGACTCTGACAAGGCTGCCTGCATTCTGCTGCTCCTAATGTTGTACTTCAAAGAGCCGAAAGAGAGTTTGATGCTTGAAGTTGAT CCATGTGCCACTGCTGTGGACGTCAATACTGCAGAACTCCCCGGAACCCCCTGCTTGATCATTCAAG GTGTCATGATGAAGCCCTCTGGATGGCTTATATCCATCGAGGGACATGTCGTGATGGGCCCACACCCTTTCTTTTTACACGGAGTAGCTGCTTTCTTCAGCAGCTATTACGTATTCAACCTTGAGTATCCTGCCGCTGGATCTTCGACACTGGAGTTCATTCAAAG ATGCTTCCTGGGCATCAATCCTGAAAGAGGCTCAAAGACCAAGAAGCGGACAACAATGAACCCTCATGTGAGCACCCTTTTGAGGAAACTTATTGACTTTGAGTGGgcatcatag
- the LOC132158066 gene encoding uncharacterized protein LOC132158066 isoform X2 yields MAGEARLARGPVDQYGCVRWGPADLPEGETEATLENIKRDLLNIYSGMPSIVFWGMSGAERAEPMMEKTYVILRKYLNKVPAAAMSEIKQEWPFLFSQKCLFSHFGLLTDVDVLQKLQEAISRRGQTILDYCATLDNPKIRDVLACYDPDSDKAACILLLLMLYFKEPKESLMLEVDPCATAVDVNTAELPGTPCLIIQGVMMKPSGWLISIEGHVVMGPHPFFLHGVAAFFSSYYVFNLEYPAAGSSTLEFIQRCFLGINPERGSKTKKRTTMNPHVSTLLRKLIDFEWAS; encoded by the exons ATGGCAGGAGAGGCCAGACTGGCAAGAGGTCCTGTTGACCAATACGG GTGTGTCAGGTGGGGCCCAGCAGATTTGCCAGAGGGGGAGACCGAGGCAACGTTGGAGAATATAAAGAGGGATCTGCTGAACATCTACTCAGGCATGCCATCTATTGTCTTTTGGG GAATGAGTGGGGCAGAGAGAGCAGAACCAATGATGGAAAAGACATACGTCATCCTGCGGAAATACCTTAACAAAGTGCCTGCTGCAGCGATGTCTGAGATCAAACAGGAATGGCCATTTCTCTTCTCTCAGAAATGCCTATTCTCGCACTTTGGCCTCCTGACGGACGTCGATGTCCTTCAGAAGCTACAGGAGGCAATTAGTCGACGAGGACAGACCATCCTGGATTACTGTGCAACACTGGACAACCCCAAGATCCGTGATGTTCTGGCCTGCTATGATCCAGACTCTGACAAGGCTGCCTGCATTCTGCTGCTCCTAATGTTGTACTTCAAAGAGCCGAAAGAGAGTTTGATGCTTGAAGTTGAT CCATGTGCCACTGCTGTGGACGTCAATACTGCAGAACTCCCCGGAACCCCCTGCTTGATCATTCAAG GTGTCATGATGAAGCCCTCTGGATGGCTTATATCCATCGAGGGACATGTCGTGATGGGCCCACACCCTTTCTTTTTACACGGAGTAGCTGCTTTCTTCAGCAGCTATTACGTATTCAACCTTGAGTATCCTGCCGCTGGATCTTCGACACTGGAGTTCATTCAAAG ATGCTTCCTGGGCATCAATCCTGAAAGAGGCTCAAAGACCAAGAAGCGGACAACAATGAACCCTCATGTGAGCACCCTTTTGAGGAAACTTATTGACTTTGAGTGGgcatcatag
- the LOC132158066 gene encoding uncharacterized protein LOC132158066 isoform X1, with protein MAGEARLARGPVDQYGCVRWGPADLPEGETEATLENIKRDLLNIYSGMPSIVFWEEGMSGAERAEPMMEKTYVILRKYLNKVPAAAMSEIKQEWPFLFSQKCLFSHFGLLTDVDVLQKLQEAISRRGQTILDYCATLDNPKIRDVLACYDPDSDKAACILLLLMLYFKEPKESLMLEVDPCATAVDVNTAELPGTPCLIIQGVMMKPSGWLISIEGHVVMGPHPFFLHGVAAFFSSYYVFNLEYPAAGSSTLEFIQRCFLGINPERGSKTKKRTTMNPHVSTLLRKLIDFEWAS; from the exons ATGGCAGGAGAGGCCAGACTGGCAAGAGGTCCTGTTGACCAATACGG GTGTGTCAGGTGGGGCCCAGCAGATTTGCCAGAGGGGGAGACCGAGGCAACGTTGGAGAATATAAAGAGGGATCTGCTGAACATCTACTCAGGCATGCCATCTATTGTCTTTTGGG AGGAAGGAATGAGTGGGGCAGAGAGAGCAGAACCAATGATGGAAAAGACATACGTCATCCTGCGGAAATACCTTAACAAAGTGCCTGCTGCAGCGATGTCTGAGATCAAACAGGAATGGCCATTTCTCTTCTCTCAGAAATGCCTATTCTCGCACTTTGGCCTCCTGACGGACGTCGATGTCCTTCAGAAGCTACAGGAGGCAATTAGTCGACGAGGACAGACCATCCTGGATTACTGTGCAACACTGGACAACCCCAAGATCCGTGATGTTCTGGCCTGCTATGATCCAGACTCTGACAAGGCTGCCTGCATTCTGCTGCTCCTAATGTTGTACTTCAAAGAGCCGAAAGAGAGTTTGATGCTTGAAGTTGAT CCATGTGCCACTGCTGTGGACGTCAATACTGCAGAACTCCCCGGAACCCCCTGCTTGATCATTCAAG GTGTCATGATGAAGCCCTCTGGATGGCTTATATCCATCGAGGGACATGTCGTGATGGGCCCACACCCTTTCTTTTTACACGGAGTAGCTGCTTTCTTCAGCAGCTATTACGTATTCAACCTTGAGTATCCTGCCGCTGGATCTTCGACACTGGAGTTCATTCAAAG ATGCTTCCTGGGCATCAATCCTGAAAGAGGCTCAAAGACCAAGAAGCGGACAACAATGAACCCTCATGTGAGCACCCTTTTGAGGAAACTTATTGACTTTGAGTGGgcatcatag